One Brevibacillus choshinensis genomic window carries:
- a CDS encoding TAXI family TRAP transporter solute-binding subunit, with the protein MKKRSLLFSLSLLLTMSLVTACGGGGTAAPGGQSGSGGGSNDPSQLIIATGGTGGTYYPLGGGMADHITKNAGITATAQATGASAENIRLLRDKKADIAFTQNDIAEYAAKGTNMFQQDGKIEAFQALGALYDETIQIVVSADSNIKSVADLKGKRVSVGAPGSGTEVNAQQIMEAYGLKFEDTQLQRLSFADSAKAIQDGQLDAAFQTAGTPTAAITELAATKGVKIIPIDADKIDAIIAKYPFYVKTTVPANTYQTVPEEVTTVSVKSMLVVRADLSEDLVYKITKAIFENTDKLGHAKAKEIKLESVLAGVSLPIHPGAKKFFDEKGVK; encoded by the coding sequence ATGAAAAAACGCAGTCTTCTTTTCTCTCTGTCCCTGCTCTTGACCATGTCGCTCGTAACGGCATGTGGCGGTGGCGGAACCGCAGCTCCAGGTGGCCAAAGCGGCTCCGGAGGCGGCAGCAACGATCCTTCTCAATTGATCATCGCAACGGGTGGTACTGGCGGAACCTATTATCCGCTGGGCGGCGGTATGGCCGATCACATCACCAAAAACGCTGGCATCACCGCGACTGCACAAGCGACTGGGGCTTCTGCTGAGAATATCCGCCTGCTGCGCGACAAAAAAGCCGATATCGCCTTTACACAAAACGACATCGCCGAATACGCAGCAAAAGGCACAAACATGTTCCAACAAGACGGAAAAATCGAAGCCTTCCAAGCATTGGGTGCCCTTTATGATGAGACCATCCAAATCGTCGTTTCCGCTGACAGCAACATCAAGAGCGTAGCGGATCTGAAAGGCAAGCGCGTATCTGTCGGGGCTCCGGGCAGCGGTACTGAAGTAAATGCGCAGCAAATCATGGAAGCGTACGGCCTGAAATTCGAAGACACGCAGCTGCAACGCCTCTCCTTTGCAGACTCTGCTAAAGCAATCCAAGACGGTCAGCTGGACGCTGCTTTCCAAACAGCAGGTACACCTACTGCAGCAATCACTGAACTCGCGGCTACCAAAGGCGTAAAAATCATCCCGATCGATGCAGACAAAATTGACGCGATCATCGCCAAATATCCTTTCTATGTAAAAACAACCGTTCCAGCTAACACCTATCAAACCGTTCCAGAAGAGGTTACCACTGTTTCTGTAAAATCCATGCTGGTGGTTCGTGCTGATCTGAGCGAGGACCTCGTATATAAAATCACGAAAGCCATCTTCGAAAACACAGACAAACTGGGTCACGCGAAAGCAAAAGAAATCAAGCTGGAAAGCGTACTGGCTGGTGTGAGCCTCCCTATACACCCAGGAGCGAAAAAGTTCTTTGATGAAAAAGGCGTGAAGTAA